A genomic segment from Nicotiana sylvestris chromosome 1, ASM39365v2, whole genome shotgun sequence encodes:
- the LOC104243801 gene encoding ras-related protein RABA3, with protein sequence MNQEMSGVIVEDQKQQQEMKGVNGGVHEDIKIDYVFKVVVIGDSAVGKTQVLSRFAKNEFCFDSKSTIGVEFQTRTVSIQSKIFKAQIWDTAGQERYRAVTSAYYRGALGAMLVYDITKRQSFDHVARWVDELRAHADSSIVITLIGNKADLVDLRAVPTEDAVEFAERQGLFFSETSALSGHNVESAFLKLLEEIYKVVSRKTLLIGSGANGNHIKETNNGLLKGLKIDVISGSDFEVSEMKKLSSCSC encoded by the exons ATGAACCAAGAAATGAGTGGCGTTATAGTTGAGGATCAGAAGCAGCAGCAAGAAATGAAAGGTGTGAATGGGGGTGTTCATGAGGATATTAAGATTGACTATGTGTTTAAGGTTGTGGTAATTGGGGACTCTGCTGTTGGTAAAACTCAGGTGCTGTCCAGGTTTGCTAAGAATGAGTTCTGTTTTGACTCCAAATCTACCATTGGTGTAGAGTTTCAGACTAGGACTGTCTCCATTCAGTCCAAAATCTTCAAAGCCCAGATCTGGGATACTGCTGGCCAAGAAAG GTACAGAGCAGTGACAAGTGCATACTACAGAGGAGCACTAGGAGCTATGTTAGTTTACGACATAACAAAGAGACAGAGCTTTGATCATGTAGCTAGATGGGTTGATGAACTCAGGGCTCATGCCGATAGTTCCATTGTGATCACGTTGATCGGTAACAAAGCCGATCTAGTCGACTTGAGGGCAGTTCCAACTGAAGATGCAGTCGAATTTGCAGAGAGGCAAGGGCTGTTTTTTTCTGAGACATCAGCTCTTAGCGGCCACAATGTAGAGTCAGCATTCTTGAAACTATTGGAAGAAATATATAAAGTGGTGTCAAGGAAGACTTTGTTGATAGGTTCTGGTGCTAATGGGAATCACATCAAAGAAACCAATAATGGGTTGCTTAAAGGATTGAAAATTGATGTTATTTCTGGTTCTGATTTTGAGGTCAGTGAGATGAAGAAATTATCTTCTTGCTCTTGCTAA